Below is a genomic region from Litorilinea aerophila.
GCCGCCGCCCTCTTCGGGCAGGGCCAGGTCGCTGGCCGTGAGGAGGGGGCGAGGCGCCAGGCCGGCCCGCACCTGGACGAAGGACGCGGCAGTCCGATAGAGGAAGCGCTTGCCCTGGGCTTCGGCCTGCAGCAGGCCCGCCACCAGTACTTCCAGATCCCGCAGGCTGGCCGCGTTGACCACGCAGATCCGGCCGCCCGCCAGGGCCATCAGCCGCTCCTGGACCAGGCCAGGCCCGCCAATGCGTAGATCTTCGATGGAGATGGACGCCACCTGGTCGGCGGCAACCCGGCCGCCGGTCTTCTCGGCCACCCACGCCCGCAGGTTGGAGGAGCGGTAGCCGAAGGCCGCGTCCCGGGCGAAGGGCGTTTCCGCCGCGGGGATCAGGTGCTCCCCTTCGGCCACGTAGTGCACGTCGTGGATGGTGTAGCGGCCCCCCTCCAGGAAGAAGGGGATGAGCAGGGTGGCGTCGAAGTCGGTTTCCAGGGCAGCCGCCAGGGCCTCCACCTCGCCTGGGAAGTGGCCCCGCAGGGTGGAGTCGCTGCGGCTGACCACGGCGAAGTCCCGCTGGGCCTCTGCGCCGGCCTGGCGCAGGTTGCGCCCGATCTCCTGGTTCAGGGCCTGGGCTTGGGCCAGGGGAAGGCTGCGGGAATTGGTCAGGATGTAGAAAACCGGGCTGTCGGCGGCCAGCTCTGCCGCCAGGGCCTCCACCTCCCAGCTTGTGAGCACCGGCACGTCGTAGACCGTCTGGGTGCCGGTGGGGTCGTCGTCCAGCACCACCAGCTTGCGTCCGCCGGCCGCCACCTGACGGCGGATCTCCGGAAGCAACGGCTCTGGCCACTCGGCGGGCAGTTGCTGGAAGAGCTCTTGTCGTTGGATGGGCGCGGTATTCATGGTGTTTTCCCTTGGTGGGGTATCGTGGTAGCTTTGCCGAGACCGTGGCCGGCCTTGGGCCGATGATGGAAATCATCCCCCGGAGCCCTTGGGCGTGGGGTGGATGGGGGCTGATGGAAGGCTCTACCCAGGCCAGGCGACCAGGGGGAACCCTGCGGCGACCTCGATGGCCAACAGCCGGTTGTACTTGGCCAGCCGCTCGGACTGGGTGATGGAACCTACCTTGATCTGGTCGCCGCCCCAGCCCACGGCCAGGTCGGCCAGCCAGTTGTCCTCGGTCTCGCCGCTGCGCGCGCTGACGGTCACCTGCCAGCCGGCCCGCCGGGCCAGGACAAAAGCCTGGGCCGCCTCGCTCAGGGTGCCGATCTGGTTGACCTTGAGGAGAAGGGCATTGGCCGCCCCCAGTTCGATGGCCCGCTGGATACGGGCCGGGTTGGTGCAGAGGAGGTCATCGCCCAGGGTGAGGACCCGTTCGCCCAACTGGCGGCGCAGTTCCGGCCAGTGCTCCCAGTCGTCCTCCGCCAGGGCATCCTCCACGCTGACGATGGGATACGCCTCCACCCACTGCCGGACCACCTGAATCTGGGCCAGGCTGTCGTGGGGCTCTTCACCCAGGTGGTAACGTCCGTCCTGGAAGAAGTGGGTGGACGCCACGTCGATGGCCAGGGCCACTTCCTGACCGGGGACGAAGCCGGCGGCGCGAATGGCGGCCACCGCGTCCTCCAGCATGGCCTGGGCGTGGGGAAAGGGTGGGGCCAGGCCCCCCTCATCGGCGGTGAGGGCGCGCATCTGATATTTGCGCCGACAGAGATCGGCCGCGGCCTGGTAGACCGCGTAGGTGGTGCTCAGGGCTTCGTCCATGGTGCGGGCCCGGGCGGGAACTACCAGCACATCCTGGATGGGCACCTGCCCCCCGGCATGCTTGCCGCCGCTGAAGAGGTTGATGGTGGGCCGGGGCAGCCGAAACGAGGCCGGCGCCTGGCCGCCGTCCGTCTGGGCCAGGATGGTCGCGAATTGCTCGTACAGCGGGACGCCCCGGTGGTGGGCCGTGGCCCTGGCGAAGGCCAGGGAGACGGCCAGGAGGGCGTTGGCGCCCAGCCGGGCCTTGTTGGGCGTGCCGTCCAGGGCGACCATGGCCTGGTCCAGCTCCTGTTGGGTCTCAAAAGGGCGGCCGGACAGGGCCTGATGCAGCTCCTGATGGATGTGAGCCACGGCCTTGCGGCAGCCCAGCCCGCCGTAGCGCCGGGGATCTCCGTCCCGCAGCTCCAGGGCTTCGGCCGTGCCGGTGGATGCACCCGATGGCACCGAGGCCGTGCCCACGGTGCCGTCGCTCAGTTCGCAGGTGGCCTGGACCGTCGGGCGGCCCCGGCTGTCCAGAATCTCAAGGGCAGTCAGTCGTCGGATGGTGGGCATTGGGCTATGTCCGGGTTGTTTCCAGGGTATTCAGGGTGGATACAAAGGTCTGAACCAGGGTCGGGATGGTGGATGGCGGCGCAGCCATGAGCCGGAGCACCGCCTGGCGCTGGCGCTGGCGTTCCTCTTCCCGGAGGTACTCCAGGGGGGAGCGGCCGTCCACCCGGGCCAGCAGGCAGGCCAGGGTGTGGCGCACGGCGAAACCCTCCAGCCCGTCCGCCCAGGGCATGTCGCCCAGGGTGCTTCGATAGACCTCCCAGTAGTGGTGGGCGGCCTGGGCGAAGGCTTCCCGGTGGCCGGCCACGTGGTGGGCCTTGCTCAACAGATGGGTGAGGGAGAAGCCCAGGTCGAAGGCCGGGTCGCCCCAGTGAATCACTTCGTGGTCCAGCAGGACCAGCCGCCCCTGGTGGATCAGGATGTTCTTGGGGCTGTAGTCGCCGTGGACCAGGGTGATCAGCCGCTGGCGGGTAGCGTCCATCAGGGCCTGGAGGAAGGCAGCGGCCTGGGGGACCTGGCTGGCCGTGTAGCCGTAGTAGGGTTCCAGGCGCAGGGTCTCGAAGAAGCTGCGGTCCACGAAAACGGGCTCGACCTCTTCCCGCTGCAGGTAGGCCTGCCGGTGGATGGTGGCCAGCAGCCGGCCGAATTGGGTCACGTGGTCCAGATCCAGCTTGCCGGCCAGCAGCAGGCTCTTCCAGTTGTCATAGGGCTGGGGCACCGCGGCCATGGCCAGGAGGTGATGCTCGTGGTCCTCGAAGAGGAGGGGCGGAATGGTGCCGGGGGGGGCCAGCTTCTGCAGCCAGCGCAGGCCCAGGGCCTCCCGGTGGACCCGCTCTGGGCTGCTGAACCAATCCACCGGCACCCGCAGCTTGGCCAGGGCCTGTTTCAGCACCCAGGCTTCACCGTTGGGCCGCTGCAGGAGGACCGTCCGGTTGGAGACTCCGCCGGACAGGGGCCGCACAGCCGGCTCTTCGCCGGGGGGGATGCGCCCGGTCGCGTGGAGGTAGGCCAGCAGGTCGGCAGGCTGCTCGATGTCCAGTTCGCGGTTCATGGTGGTGCCGCCCTCGCGCGTGATGACGGTTGGTTGCCGGGAGTGTACCCCCCAATCGTACCCGCATTTCGCCAGGATGCCAAACAGATGGGCCTGGCTGGGGCGCAGCCACAGCTCAAGGCGCGGCAGCCAGACGCCAGGCGGCGCGCAGATCCTGCTGCAGGCGGCGATAGACCGCGTACCGCCGTTCGTAAAGGGCAGTCCGGTCCGGGTTGGGCTCGAAGCGCCGGCCCTGGTGGGTGGTGGCGGTCACGGCCTCGTCCACGGAAGCGAACCAGCCCAGGCCCACCGCAGCCAGGAGGGCTGCACCCTTGGCGCCGAATTCGGTGCCCGCGGGCACCACTACTCGCTTGCCCGTGCAGTCTGCGATGAGCTGGCTCCAATAGCGGCTCTTGGCTCCGCCGCCTGAAAGCCGGATTTCGGCCACCTCCTGGGGGATCACGGCAAAACCGTCCCGGATGGAGAGGGCGATGCCCTCATACAGGGCCTGGAGCAGGTCACCCCGGGTGTGGCGATCCGTCAGGCCGAAGAAGACGGCCCGGGCTGCGGGCTCCAGGAAGGGCGAGATGATGCCCAGCTCGCTCAGGTAGGGGAGGTAGAGGACGCCCCGGGCGCCGGGCCCGCTGCGTTGCGCCAGGGCCTCCAGGGCCGCGTAGAGGTCCGCTGGGGTGGCGGCGGCGTCCCGCTCTGCAGCACAGAACTGCTCCACGAACCAGTCCAGGCTGGTGGTGCCGGAGACGTTCACCGTGGCCCGCAGCCAGCGGTCGCCGGGCAGACAGAAAAGCAGGCCCACGTCGGGCGGCTCGAAAAGGGGCGCCGGCGTGACCAGGCAGTTGAGGATGTTGGTGCCCAGCAGGGAGCAGGCCACCCCAGGCGCGACCGCGCCCAGCCCGATGGCCGAAGCGGGCACGTCGCCGGCCCCCACGGCCACCGGCGTGCCCGCCCGCAACCCGGTGACCCGGGCCGCCTCCTCTTGGACCACGCCGCCGATGCGCTCCGAAGGGGCCAGCGGCGGGAAAAGGTGGCGGTACTCCTCCAACCCGAAGAGCTGCCACATGGCCTGGCTGTACCCCCGCTCCCGGGCATCCCCCGGCATGACGCTGGCCTCGGTGGGGTCCAGGTGGACGGCGCCCGTGAGCTTGAACCCGATCCAGTCCTTGCAGCAGAGGACCCAGGCTGCCTTCTCCAGGCTGGCCGGCTCGTGCTCGGCCAGCCAGCGCAGCAGGGGCAGGGTGCATCCCTGTTGCATCACCGAGCCGGAAGTGCGGAAGATGACCTGCATGAAGTCGGGCTGCTCCTGGATGAAGCGGTCGATGAGCGCCTGGGTGCGGCCGTCGTTCCAGAGGATGGCCCGGCGGACGGGCCGACCGTTGGCGTCCACGAGCCAGGCGCCCACCATGTTCCCCGTCAGGCCGACCCCGGCGATGCGGGCCGGGTCGATCCCGGACTCGGTCAGGAGGGCGCGGATGGCTTCGGCGGTGAGGGCCCAGGTTTCCTCCATGTCGGCCTCGGACCAGGCGGGCTGGGGCGTGTAGATGGGGGTGCGGCGTCGCGCCACCGCCATCTCCTGGCCCTGGCGGTCGAAGAGGGCGACTTTCACCACCGAGGTACCGGCGTCGATGCCCAGCAGCAGATCCGCGCGGCTGGCGTTCATTTGACCGCTCCTGCCGTGAGGCCTTCCACAAAACTGCGCCCAACGAAGCTGAAGAGCAGGATGACCGGCAGCATGGTCACCGTGGCGCCGGCCAGCAACAGCCCCCAGTCCACCTGGTACTGGCCGATGATGCCGGCCAGGCCCACGGGCACCGTGCGGGCCGCCTCGCTGACGATGAGCACCGAGGCGAACATGTACTCGGTCCAGGAGGTGATGAAGGCGAAAATGGCCACGCTGGCGATGCCCGGCAGGGCCAGGGGGAGCACAATGCGGGCCAGGATCTGGAGCCAGCCGGCCCCGTCCAGGGTGGCGGCTTCCTCGATCTCCACGGGGATGCTGGTGAAGAAGGCCCGCAGCATCCAGACGGCGAAGGGCGCGGTGAAGGTGACGTTGACGATAATCAGCGCCCACAGCCGGTCGATGAGCCCCACCTGGCTCATCATGCCGTAGAGGGGGATCAGCAGCAAGACGCCTGGGAAGGCGTAGGTAACCAGGATGACCCGGAAGAGGAATTCCCGGCCCGGTAGCTGCATGCGGTAGAGGCCATAGGCGGCCAGGGTGCTGATGACCATGCAGATGAGCATGGTGCCGGCGGCCACCAGCAGGCTGTTGGCCAGGTAGGTGGGGAAGTTGGAGGCCTGCAGGAGCTTCGCGTAGTGTTGCAAGGTCCAGCTTTGGGGGAAGAGGGACGGCACCGGGGAGATGATCTCCTGGGGCGTTTTGAAGCTGGAGACGATCACGTAGTAGAAGGGCGCGACCACCACCAGCAGCAGGGCGGCGACGCCCAGCAGCAGGGGGACACGGGTGCGCAGTGGGCCCGTCATGCGTCTTCCTCCCGGGGCGACATGAAGCGGATGAAGAGGATGGCGAAGATCATCAACAGCAGGCCGGAGAGCACCGAGATGGCCGCAGCCTGGCTCAGCCGGTAGCGGGTGAAGGCCGTCTCGTAGATGAGCACAGGCAGGGTGGTGGTGGCGCCAGACGGTCCGCCCCCGGTCAACAGCCAGATGATGTCAAAGACGTTGAAGGACAACAGGGTGCCCACCAGCCCCAGCACGAAGAGCACGGGCTGGAGCAGGGGCAGGGTGATGCGGAAAAACATCTGGACCGCGGCGGCACCGTCCACCGCGGCGGCTTCGTACAGTTCTCGGGGGATGTTCTGCAGGCCGGCCAGCACCATGACGGCCATGAAGGGAAACCAGCGCCAGGCGTTGATGGCCACCACGGACATGGCCGCGCTGTTGCGGGTGCTGAAGAAGCCCATGGGGCCATCCAGCAGGCCCAGGCTCACCAGCAGATAGTTGACCACGCCGGAGCTGCTCAACAGCCAGCGCCAGATGATCACCACCACCACCGTGGGCACGATCCAGGAGAGGATGATCCAGACCCGGGCCATCTTCTGGCCGGGGAAGCGCTGGTTCAGGATCAGGGCCGTGGCGAAGGCGGCCACCGTCTGGAGGACGCCGTTGGCCAGGACCCAGAGGCCGCTTCTGCCCAGGGCCTGCCAGAAGCGGCTGTCCGCCAGGGCGCGCGCGTAGTTGTCTGTGCCCACCCAGGCGCCCGGCGTCCCGATGATCTTGATGTCCTGCAGGCTGAGGAGCACGGCTGAGAGCAGGGGGTAGAGGATGGTCCCGGCCAGCCACAGGAGAAGTGGGGCCACCAGCAGGTAGCCCAGCAGGATGCGCCGGCTGTGGGCGGTGGGGCGTGAGAGCGATTGGAGCATGACCTGATCCGTCTCTTGATCTTCTGGGGCAGGCGGGCCGGTGGGTCAGGCAGAAGCGCCCATCCCACCGGCCCGTGACCCGGTTCGATGTGACCGCGGCTACTGGCTGATGGCTTCTTCCATCAGGCGCTGCCCCTGGGCCACTGCTTCTTCCGCCGGCATGCCGTCGATGACCACCATCTGCAGGGTCTGGGCCAGCAGATTCTGGGCCGAAATGGCGGCGATGCTGGGGAAGGTGTTGCCGTTGGTGAAGCCGAAGAGCCGGCCTGTCTGCGCGTTCTCGACCATGGTCTCGATCTGGCTCTGGTACTTGACGGCCAGCGGATCGTTCCAGAAGGTCTCATCCTGGCTGCCCGCTTCGGTCACCGGCAGGAAGAGCCCCGGCTCCATGTTCAGGAAGCGTCCATAGTTGCCGGGCGTCAGGATGAAGCGCAGGAACTCCTTGGCCGCCTCCTGCTTGGCCGGGTCCTCGGTCAGGAGCATGACCGCGTTGGAGTAGGCGATGGTGCCGCTGTTCTCCACGCTGGCCGAGTGGGGAATCGGGATTACGCCCAGGTCCTCGGGGTCGCCCTCCGCCTGGGTGTCGTAGGTGGTGATGACCGTGAACTGGAGGATCATGGCGCAGGTGCGGTTGGCGAAGCAGGCCTCGGCCTCGCCCCAGGTCCAGTTGGGGCTGTCCGGCGGCGAGAAGCGGTAGAGCTGGCTGTAGAAGTCGTAGGCTTCCACCGTCTGGGGGTTGTTGAAGCGCAGGGTGCCGTCCGGGTTGTAGATTTCATCTGCGCCGGCGTTGACCATGAAGTCGTAGACCACCTGGTCGGTGTAGAGGTGCTTGTTGGCCGGCAGGCCGATGCCATACTGACCGTCCGTGGTGAGCTGCTCGGCCGCGGCCAGCCATTCCTCCCAGGTGGTGGGCGGTTCGATGCCGGCTTCGGCGAAGACGCTCTTGCGATACCACAGGGAGTGGGCCATGTTGTAGAGGGGCACGGCCCAGGTGTGGCCGTCATAGTTGTAGGGCTCCACGGCGGCGGGGTAGTAGCCGTAGCGCTCATCGATTTCCGCCACGAACTCCTCCATGGGCTGCACCTTCCCCAGGTCCTTGAGGATGGGGGTGAAGTCGGGGATGGCGAAGAGAAGTTCCGGCGCGTTCCCCGCGGCCACCGCGGCGGGCGCCTTGGTGTAGATCTCGCCCCAGTTCTGGGGCTCCTGGTGCACCACGATGTCCGGGTGGGCGGCGTTGAACTCATCGATCAGCTGCTGGATCCGCTCCACCCGGTGGGGGGGCTGTTCCATGTGCCACAAGGTGATCTCCACGGGCGCGGTGGCGTCCTCTGGGGCGGACGCCGGTGCTTCGGCGGCTGGGGTGGCGGGCGTGGCCATGGCACAGGCCGCCAGCAGCGCGGTGGCCAGGGCCAGCGCCAATACCAGCCAGATGGATCTCTTGGTCTGTTTCATGATTTCCTCCTGACAGTTAGCGATTCAACTACCAATCCAACTACCAATCCAATATGAAGAGAAAAGAGATGGACAGGGGGCCGCTGGTGACGGCCCTGGCATACCTGGGGCGGCCAGGAAATGGGACAGGCCGCTACAGGTGGGGGTTCCGGCTGCGAAAGCGGGCCACCAGGCCGGCGTTGTGCTCGGCCGCGCCCGGCATGTTGGCACTGATGTAGACGGGCGGCTCCATGCCCATGGCGTCCAGGCGCCAGGCCACTTCGGTCAGGATGGCGTTGAGGATGAAGGCGCCGGTGATGGTGGAGCCGGGGCCGGTGCGAAAACGTCGGGCCGTGCCGATGGGCACCAGGGCGTCGCCGGGCACGCCATGGTTGTCGATGACGATGTGGGCCAGGTCGGCCAGCTTGTGGCCGCTGGGGCCCGCCGGTACCCTGGCCGCATAGGCTGCTGCCACTACGGCAATGACCGTCATGCCCCGCTCCCGGGCCGCCAGGGCCACTTCCACCGGGACTGCGTTGACCCCGCTGTTGGAGAAGATCATGATCACGTCCCGGTTGCTGATGGGATAGCGCTCCAACAGGGCGGCCCCGATGCCGCTGGTCCGCTCAAAGCGGGTGCTGGTCACCGCGCTTTCGTGCAACATGGTGGCGCTGGAGAGGATGGGGCAGACCGGGGCCAGGCCGCCGGCCCGGTAGTGGCCTTCTTCGGCCAGCAGGTGGGAATGGCCGGTGCCGAAGAGGTAGAGCATACCGTCCGCCCGGAAGGCGTCCACAATGGCGGTGGCGGCCGCGTCCAGGGCCGCCGCCTGGGACTCCGCGATCTGTTGCAGGGTGGCCTGTATCGCCGCCATGTACTGGGCGGCTCCGTTTAACGTGGGTGTCGACGTGGAAGGCACAGCGCCGATTTCTCCTTCTGGGATGGCGATGACAATGGACGATGGGATCTCTCTGGTGCGCCCCTGTGGCTGGCAATAGCTTCACGTCGGCCATGGGGGTGGGCCGGCGGCCGGTCAACGCAGGGTGGTGCGCAGCTCGTAGCGCTCCCCGTGGTAGCAGGAGCGCACGTATTCCACCGGACGGTCGTTGCTGTCGTAGGAGACCCGGGCCAGGCTCAGCACCGGCGTGCCGGACGGCATCTCCAGGGCCCGCCGTTCGAAGGGGGTGGGCATGCGGGCCGCGATCACCTGGCTGGCCCAGCTCAGGCGAACCCCATATGTCCCCTGCAGGACCTGGTAGAGGGACACCCGGGCAAAGTCATGGTCGTTGAGAATCCCGGGGAAGCGGGCATGGGCCAGGTGGGCCGTTTCCAGCGCGATGGGCTTTTC
It encodes:
- a CDS encoding four-carbon acid sugar kinase family protein, which gives rise to MNTAPIQRQELFQQLPAEWPEPLLPEIRRQVAAGGRKLVVLDDDPTGTQTVYDVPVLTSWEVEALAAELAADSPVFYILTNSRSLPLAQAQALNQEIGRNLRQAGAEAQRDFAVVSRSDSTLRGHFPGEVEALAAALETDFDATLLIPFFLEGGRYTIHDVHYVAEGEHLIPAAETPFARDAAFGYRSSNLRAWVAEKTGGRVAADQVASISIEDLRIGGPGLVQERLMALAGGRICVVNAASLRDLEVLVAGLLQAEAQGKRFLYRTAASFVQVRAGLAPRPLLTASDLALPEEGGGLFVVGSYVPKTTGQVEVLLRQSGIQGIEVDVAALLDDQRQKVEIARAVDRVNQALDQGADVVLFTSRALVTGPDAEASLAIGRRVSESLVRMVAGLSVRPRYLVAKGGITSSDIATQALGIRRAWVLGQILPGVPVWQAGAESRLPGLAYVVFPGNVGEADALAQIVRKLGR
- the eno gene encoding phosphopyruvate hydratase, with amino-acid sequence MPTIRRLTALEILDSRGRPTVQATCELSDGTVGTASVPSGASTGTAEALELRDGDPRRYGGLGCRKAVAHIHQELHQALSGRPFETQQELDQAMVALDGTPNKARLGANALLAVSLAFARATAHHRGVPLYEQFATILAQTDGGQAPASFRLPRPTINLFSGGKHAGGQVPIQDVLVVPARARTMDEALSTTYAVYQAAADLCRRKYQMRALTADEGGLAPPFPHAQAMLEDAVAAIRAAGFVPGQEVALAIDVASTHFFQDGRYHLGEEPHDSLAQIQVVRQWVEAYPIVSVEDALAEDDWEHWPELRRQLGERVLTLGDDLLCTNPARIQRAIELGAANALLLKVNQIGTLSEAAQAFVLARRAGWQVTVSARSGETEDNWLADLAVGWGGDQIKVGSITQSERLAKYNRLLAIEVAAGFPLVAWPG
- a CDS encoding phosphotransferase family protein — translated: MNRELDIEQPADLLAYLHATGRIPPGEEPAVRPLSGGVSNRTVLLQRPNGEAWVLKQALAKLRVPVDWFSSPERVHREALGLRWLQKLAPPGTIPPLLFEDHEHHLLAMAAVPQPYDNWKSLLLAGKLDLDHVTQFGRLLATIHRQAYLQREEVEPVFVDRSFFETLRLEPYYGYTASQVPQAAAFLQALMDATRQRLITLVHGDYSPKNILIHQGRLVLLDHEVIHWGDPAFDLGFSLTHLLSKAHHVAGHREAFAQAAHHYWEVYRSTLGDMPWADGLEGFAVRHTLACLLARVDGRSPLEYLREEERQRQRQAVLRLMAAPPSTIPTLVQTFVSTLNTLETTRT
- a CDS encoding FGGY-family carbohydrate kinase; the protein is MNASRADLLLGIDAGTSVVKVALFDRQGQEMAVARRRTPIYTPQPAWSEADMEETWALTAEAIRALLTESGIDPARIAGVGLTGNMVGAWLVDANGRPVRRAILWNDGRTQALIDRFIQEQPDFMQVIFRTSGSVMQQGCTLPLLRWLAEHEPASLEKAAWVLCCKDWIGFKLTGAVHLDPTEASVMPGDARERGYSQAMWQLFGLEEYRHLFPPLAPSERIGGVVQEEAARVTGLRAGTPVAVGAGDVPASAIGLGAVAPGVACSLLGTNILNCLVTPAPLFEPPDVGLLFCLPGDRWLRATVNVSGTTSLDWFVEQFCAAERDAAATPADLYAALEALAQRSGPGARGVLYLPYLSELGIISPFLEPAARAVFFGLTDRHTRGDLLQALYEGIALSIRDGFAVIPQEVAEIRLSGGGAKSRYWSQLIADCTGKRVVVPAGTEFGAKGAALLAAVGLGWFASVDEAVTATTHQGRRFEPNPDRTALYERRYAVYRRLQQDLRAAWRLAAAP
- a CDS encoding carbohydrate ABC transporter permease, with the translated sequence MTGPLRTRVPLLLGVAALLLVVVAPFYYVIVSSFKTPQEIISPVPSLFPQSWTLQHYAKLLQASNFPTYLANSLLVAAGTMLICMVISTLAAYGLYRMQLPGREFLFRVILVTYAFPGVLLLIPLYGMMSQVGLIDRLWALIIVNVTFTAPFAVWMLRAFFTSIPVEIEEAATLDGAGWLQILARIVLPLALPGIASVAIFAFITSWTEYMFASVLIVSEAARTVPVGLAGIIGQYQVDWGLLLAGATVTMLPVILLFSFVGRSFVEGLTAGAVK
- a CDS encoding carbohydrate ABC transporter permease, whose translation is MLQSLSRPTAHSRRILLGYLLVAPLLLWLAGTILYPLLSAVLLSLQDIKIIGTPGAWVGTDNYARALADSRFWQALGRSGLWVLANGVLQTVAAFATALILNQRFPGQKMARVWIILSWIVPTVVVVIIWRWLLSSSGVVNYLLVSLGLLDGPMGFFSTRNSAAMSVVAINAWRWFPFMAVMVLAGLQNIPRELYEAAAVDGAAAVQMFFRITLPLLQPVLFVLGLVGTLLSFNVFDIIWLLTGGGPSGATTTLPVLIYETAFTRYRLSQAAAISVLSGLLLMIFAILFIRFMSPREEDA
- a CDS encoding ABC transporter substrate-binding protein, with protein sequence MKQTKRSIWLVLALALATALLAACAMATPATPAAEAPASAPEDATAPVEITLWHMEQPPHRVERIQQLIDEFNAAHPDIVVHQEPQNWGEIYTKAPAAVAAGNAPELLFAIPDFTPILKDLGKVQPMEEFVAEIDERYGYYPAAVEPYNYDGHTWAVPLYNMAHSLWYRKSVFAEAGIEPPTTWEEWLAAAEQLTTDGQYGIGLPANKHLYTDQVVYDFMVNAGADEIYNPDGTLRFNNPQTVEAYDFYSQLYRFSPPDSPNWTWGEAEACFANRTCAMILQFTVITTYDTQAEGDPEDLGVIPIPHSASVENSGTIAYSNAVMLLTEDPAKQEAAKEFLRFILTPGNYGRFLNMEPGLFLPVTEAGSQDETFWNDPLAVKYQSQIETMVENAQTGRLFGFTNGNTFPSIAAISAQNLLAQTLQMVVIDGMPAEEAVAQGQRLMEEAISQ
- a CDS encoding SIS domain-containing protein gives rise to the protein MAAIQATLQQIAESQAAALDAAATAIVDAFRADGMLYLFGTGHSHLLAEEGHYRAGGLAPVCPILSSATMLHESAVTSTRFERTSGIGAALLERYPISNRDVIMIFSNSGVNAVPVEVALAARERGMTVIAVVAAAYAARVPAGPSGHKLADLAHIVIDNHGVPGDALVPIGTARRFRTGPGSTITGAFILNAILTEVAWRLDAMGMEPPVYISANMPGAAEHNAGLVARFRSRNPHL